ATGTTTTTTGAGAAAGCTAAATCATTATTTGGACGTTATAAAACCTATGATTCGGGCAAGAGCAAGGATTTTGTGAATATAAAACCTGCCGAGCTCGAAAAAATCAAACACGCGGCATTGCTCAAGATAGATGCCCACGACGTACAAGTATTGCGCACTTTCAAGAGTTTGGGTTTGTTGCAAATCAACGATATTCAAGTAGATGTTGATCAGTTAGACCAGTTCTTGTACCAAAACCATTTGGACTTAAGCGCCAAAGGTTTGACCCAAATCAGTGACCTTCAGTTTTTGACCAACCTGGAAAAACTGGATTTGAGTAATAACCAAATTACTGACTTGACTCCGCTCAAAAACCTGAAGCGTTTAAAACAGCTTAATTTGTACTCAAATAAGGTAAAAGATATAAGTATTTTGAGCGAATTGCCTAACCTCGAAGAGGTCAACATTCAGGAGAACCCTATAGACCCACATACTTCGGGCAATGTGAGTGGCTCTTATGCTGAGGTAGCGCTTTAGCAAAAATAAAACAAGACAAAATAAAAAACGAGTGATGGAACCAATGCTGTCACTCGTTTTTTTATGCTTTTTACTTTCGATTACCCGCCTTTTTTGAATTCTTGCCTTGTATTTAACCTTCGTTTGGGCATAATGCCTATATTCGTGTTTTTTATGCATCCAAATTGATTACACAAAATATAAAATTATGCAAAAAACACTATTCCTGCTATTTACTTTGTGGTGGGTTTTTGGCGTAAGCCATGCCCAAAAACCTGACACTACCCGGTGGTCGGTAACGATGGGCACAAAACAAGTGGGCTTTTTGAAAAAATGGAAAAATGTAGATGGTACCTTCTCCGAATGGTTTCAGTTCAACGACCGGGGGCGAGGCGATAGCACGGTAGGTACTTATAGTTATGACAAAGATGGTTACATTACCATGATAGATGCACGAGGGGTAGATTATTATAAAAAGCCAGTATATGAAAGGTATGGTTTTAAACGGGAAGAGGCTTTTTGGGAAAACAATGTAGAAAAGGGCAAAGAAGGGGTGCGCAGAAAAGCACAATATGTAGCCCTCAATATTTCGTTGGGTACCTCATACCAGGCTTATTTTAACAACCCTAAACGCATCATTCAGCACTTGCCCAGTGGCAGCTCTACCCTTAAGGTGTTGCAAAATCATATTTTACGCGATGGCAGAAAAGTAAAGCTGGTGAGAATAAGTGGATTGGGGTTGGCACCTAAATATATATGGCTGAACAAGAATAATGAGTTTTTTGCTGCTCCGGGCGAGTGGTTTTCTATGGTAAAGCTGGGCTATGAGGGTTTTACCAAAGAATTGCACAAGATCACAAAAATGTACCGTGATAGTTATTACAAAGAGTTGGCCTCTCAACTACGCCATAAAATCTCCAAAGGGTTGCTTATTACCAATGCTCAGGTGTTTGACCCAGTGGCTGGTAAACTGTACCCCAAAAGTAGTATTTTAATAGCCAAAAGTAAGATTCAACAAGTAGCTTACGGCAAAAAACTGAAGGCACCCGAAGGCTACCAAAAGATCAATGCCAGAGGGAAGTTTGCTATGCCGGGTTTGTGGGACATGCACGTGCACTACACCAGCGAAACCGACGGATTGCTACACCTTGCTTGTGGGGTAACCAATGTACGCGACATGGGCAACAGCGAGGCATTGCTTGCCCGCAAAAAGGCTATAGAGGCTGGTACAGTGCTGGGACCACGCATTCAGGCAATGGCTGGCTTTATAGATGGAGCAGGCAAATATGCAGGCCCCATAGGTAGCAAAGTTCACAATGTAAAAGAAGGCGTTGCAGCGGTGCAGGCGTATGCCAGTAAAGGATATCAGCAAATTAAGTTGTATAGCTCTTTGAAACCCGCATGGGTAAAGCCACTGGCCGAAGAAGCCCATCGCCTCAAAATGAGGGTAAGTGGACACATTCCATCGTTTATGCTTGCCGAAGAAGCGGTAAAAGCGGGCTATAATGAAATACAGCATGCCAATATGTTGTTTTTAAACTTTTATGGCAAAAAACTGGATACCCGCACCCCTGTAAGGTTTAGCGCGGTGGCACAACGCGGACATCAATTTGATTTTGACTCGCCCCAGTTCAAGGCATTTGTACAATTGCTTAAGCAAAAAAATGTAGTGATTGACCCTACAGTTACTATATTTGAAAATATGTTTGTAGGTACCAAGGGTGAGTTTCGACCTTCGATGAAAAGAGTAGCCAAACGTTTGCCTTTGAACATACAACGCTCTATGCAGGCTGGATCATCGCTTGAAGTACCCGAAGGTCAGGGAGCTAATTACGAAAAATCTTTTGCCAACATGCTCAAAATGGTAAAAGTAATGCACCAAAATAACATTACGGTAGTGCCGGGTACCGATAGTTTTGTGGGTTTTACTTTGCATCGTGAACTTGAAAATTATGTGAAAGCGGGTATTCCGGCAGCAGAGGTACTCAAAATGGCCACCATTACCTCGGCAAAGGTGGCAGGGCGAGCCACCAAATATGGCACTATAGCCAAAGGCAAGGCCGCTGACATTATCTTGATCAGTGGCAACCCACTCAAAAACATAGCAGATGTGGGCAAGGTAGCCATTACGATCAAAAACCAAGACATTTACTACACCAAAGAGTTGTTCAAAGCAGTATCTGTTAAGTATTTTTAATAGATAGCTTTTTAACTTGTAGTTTTTTACTTTTCGAAAAATTAAGAAAAACTGTATACAATTGACGCTCAATTATTGGAGTTACAGGTGTTTGAAAATAATTGTGTTATACAATTGATAGTTGCTTATAAACCAAGCCTGTGAGCTCAGGGTGGCCAAACAGGTGAAGACTTACGGCACCGATTGATTACATCAGTATCCAAGTCCATGCCTGCAAAGGCTACCAACCTAGTACACTTGCTCTTAAATAGGTAAATAGAGTATTTAAGTGTGTTTTGTTTTCTGATGAATTTTAAAAATTGAGCATAGCCAAAGCTACGTGATATTTTTGAAGTGAAATCAGGGGGCAAAAAACACAAAATAGACTTTACAAATTTAGGAGCTGGTGTACTAGATAAACCAAAATAACAAAAATTAGAACAATGAATTATACCAAAGAACAAACTGCCAACCTACAAGAACAAACTTTTGCTTACATTACAGTAGAAGAAAAAGACCATTTATTGACTATTACATTGAATCGCCCCAAGGCACGCAATGCGATGAGCCCCACTATGATACGTGAGTATGCCTATGCCATGAGCTATGCTCACCACCATGCGCATATTTGGGCGGTAGTGTTTGCTGCCAATGGGAAGGTATGGTGTGCCGGAGCCGACCTCAAGGCTATGCGAGGCAAAGAAGAAGCCAACGATAGCACTGTTCCTACGCCTGATACCCCTATAGTGATGGCAGAGTTATTTACCAAAATTCATAAACCTGTAATAGCTAAAGTACACGCTCCAGTATACGCCGGAGGCTTTTTGCTCATTGGAGGGTGTACTTATGTGGTGTCTACCGAAGCGGCTACTTTTACCTTACCCGAAGTAAAACGTGGGTTGTTTCCTTTTCAGGTAATGGCAAGCTTGATGAAGTTTATGCCTGCGCGCCAAGTACTTGATTTTTGTATCAGGGCTAAAAGTTTGAGTGCTCAAGAAGCCCTGGAAGCAGGCTTGGTTACTCAATTGGCAGCACCTGACAAGCTCGACGAAGCTGTAGATGCCTTGGTGCAAGAGATTTTTGCTAACTCGCCTTCAGCGGTACGCTTGGGTCTTAAGGCGTTTGACGAAATGAGAAATATCAGTGAGAGTGAACAACAGGCTTATCTGGCCAACATGTTGGGGCAAACCATCATGACCAAGGATGCTCAAGAAGGACTTAAGGCTTTTGCCGAAAAACGCACGCCTGCTTGGACAGGAGAATAAGAGGGGCCCATCAGGTTTAACCAAAGGTGTTATTTAAAGCTTCTCATGATAAGAAAGTTTCCAGACTTAGAGTATGTTTAAATTGTTAGCGTGAAGGTTTTTAAACATACTCTTACTACTGTTATACCAACCATTGTATCAGGGCTGTGTTTGAAGTAAAGCCTGGAGGCTTTTTAAGTAAAAAGAAAAATGATAAACAATACCAAAAACACGATGCCTATCACCAAAAAATATTTCGCTACGGCAGCCTGGGGATCTTCCCATACTTGTATTCTTACACTTTTTGGGTGGTAGTAGAGGCTTTTACTGAGTGATTTTTCGCCGTAAATTTCCAGGTAAAGTGAATCGTTTTTTTGACGGTTTTTAAACATCCACGATTCCGATTCTTCTTTTTCTGTCCAGGTACCGTCAGAGTCGTGTCCTGTTTCCCACCAATATTCGTTTTCAAACTCATTGATGCGACGGTCTTCACTGTCGTACATTTCAGCCATTAAGTATATGAAATCACCGTTGACATGGGTCATATGAGGGTAAACCGACATTTTTAAACTGTAGATGCCTACCTTCTTCTTCACAGGAAATGAGGGAGTTACCAATGGTTTGGTTTTGCTAAGAGAGTCTATAGGTAGCTGAACATCGGCTACTTTGCGGCGTTTGGTGGTTTTGAAACTTACAAACAAGCAGGCTACGAAAATAAATAATAGCAACAGCCTGGCAAATAGTTTATCGCTGATTTTTCCTGCCATAAAGTTCAACGTTTGAATGAGGAATGTTAGAGTACTTAAAAATGGAGTTTTTGGGGCAGAAAAGCAAGCAGTGGAGGTAATAAAGTAAGAGGCAGTAGGGGGAGAGAAGGGCAAAAATAAAACTTGTCTAAGCGAGAGGTGAGGAGTGATACACTCAACAATACACTCAGACAAGTTTTTAGGGTTTAGCAGGGGTTTGGGTGAATGCTTTGTTTATATAGAGCTGTAATATTTATCGTTCAAAAAGTTTTACAATATCAACAGCCCCTTTCTGTTTTATTACTAAATCAACATTACATAGTAGTGTTAATTTCATCGTCTACGTCTGCGCGACCAGTGTCGTCATCGTCTTTAGGCGGAAAGCCAAACATAAACATAGGACCGAAGCTTGCTGGGCCGAATGGGTTCTTTTTGGGGTTAAATCCTCCTTTAATGTCTCTCAAGTCGTAGTTAGATAATTGGTCTTGAATATTTCCAAAGTTTCTTAAACTTCTTTTCATTATAATCAGTTTTAAAAGTTAAAAAGTGTGATATACCTTGCAATAAGCATTCGCAAGTTAATTTTTTTTATGAGAAAACAAAGAAATTGGAGCTAAATCTTCGGTTTACCCATAGATGTTTTAACAAATAAATAACGTTTTCTTATGCTTTATTTGGGTATTTTGCGCTGTTTTGGAATAAAAAACTATTTATGAGTATTTATACTTATAAAACGAACTTGTCCTGCCTAAAATAGTTACCTATTTCTTTATTTTTTGTAGTACTTTTTGAGGATATTGCACTCAATTGAAGGGGATTATGTATACTTTCAGAGATTTATAATGGAGTGAATATAAATAATCCTTAAAAATATGATTATAAGAAGAATTCTGTAAAATAAACATTCAATGAAAATAGTAACAGTTGGCAGAGCGCCAGACAATAACATTATTTTGTTTGATGATAAGGTGTCGGGTAAGCATGCATCGTTTACCCTTACCGACAAACAAGAGTATTATGTGCAAGATTTTAACTCTACCAATGGCACTTTCGTTAACGGCAACAAAATAGGCAACGAGCCTTTTCAAATATTGCCTAAAGATACCGTGAAAATAGGTAAAACTATAGTGCCCTGGCAAACCTACCTGAGCGACCGGTTTGAACCCGCAAAAACTTTCCCAAAAGCGCCTGTTCGCCAATAAAGGTTTTTATAAACCGGGGCATTTTGGTGGCACCACCAGGTGATGTTGGGAGTAACCAAAAAAATAAAGCGTGTATTTTTTGGTTACTCCCTTATTGTTGTCATGTCTGTGCTTTGGTTGCATACAGCGGCATAGATGTGGTACAAACTTAAAAAAGATATACAAAGTATTGACAACTTTTCTAATTTACTTCGCTGGGTTGATTTCATTCCTTGAATTTGTTTAGATTTGCCGGATTAATTATAGATAATTCAAGAGCCTGTAATATGCCTTACCTGATCATAGGTGTGGTTTTGGGGGAAATGATTCTTGAACTAACCACAGAAGTAATATAAAAAATGAAAGTCCTGCCCATTGCTTGGGTCTGTTGTATAGCAGACACCAAAAAAGTATGCCTATGTTTGTTTGTGACAGTGTTATATTGTTTGGTATTAGCCACTGCCCAGGCAAAGTCCTATTCTAAAATCCAACGACAAATAGAACAGCTTACCGCTCAACTGCGACAAGCCTCCTCTGTACCCCAGAAAGTAAAACTACTTTATCAATTGGGTGAACTCCATAAATTTGAATACAAAAAAGCCATTCAGTATTACCAAAAAGGGGGAGCCCTTGCCACTAAAGCCCACGATATAGCGGGCGTTGCTCAGGGGCACGTACTACAGGGCAAGCTACACCTGAGTTATCGCAGTTTTGACAAAGCCTGGCAGCAGTTTAAAAAGGGAGAGGCAACGGCTCAAAAGCACCAACTGGTAGCAGCACATATTGATTGTTTGAATGGTATTGCCTCGGTACTGATAGAAAAAAACAAACAGCACAAAGCACGCACCCTTTATCATAAAGCATTGAAGCTTGCCCAACAACTCAACGACCCTGAAAGAATTTGTTATACCAACATTCGCATTGGAGAGTTTCATCGTTTGCAAAAAAACTATGATTCTGCTTTTGAGTATTTAGCCAAAGCCCTGAAAACTGCCCAGCACTACCAAATGGTTGCTTTGGAGTACGAAGGATTGATGGTAAAGTCAACTGCTTATACCGATTTGGGGCAGTTTGACCGGGTAGAACAACTTGCCCATGAAGCCCTACAGGTGGTAGCTAACAGCAATAATAGCCATTTGCTTGCGGGAGCCTACAACAATTTGGCTATAGCCAATACTTGTCTTAAAAAGTACGATCTGGCGATTGGCTATTACACCAAAGCTTTACGCATTAAACAAAAGACTAAAGACAATGGCAGGTTGGTTATTTTGTACCATAATATAGCCGACTTATACCGGAAATCGTTGCAATACGATTTGGCGATTACTTACTTTAAGAAATCGCTCGATTATACCCAAAAACGAGGCGATGTGCTGGCTACTGGGGTTATGTTGAGAAACATAGGTGAAGTATACTACCTAAAGCAGGCGTATGATCAAGCCGAAAAATACCTAAAGCAAAGCGAAGTCAAGGTGCAACAGGCGTCATCGTTGTTTGAAACCAGTGCTACCTATCAGTTGTTGGCACGCAACTATGCCGCCCTAAACAATTTTAGGCAGGCATATTATTATCAGGCAATGCATAAAAAGGCGGACGACAGTATATTTAACAATGAAAAATCGGAAAGCATAGCCAAACTGGAGCAACACTATAAGGAAGAGCAAAAACAAAAAGCCATTGCTTTGTTGAAAAAAGAAACCAACCTGCAGCGACAAAAAACTACTTTTCAGCGAAAGCTACGCAATATAGCAGTAGTGGGGCTTTTGTTGGCGGTGTTAGTAGTGGTGTTGTTGTATAATCGATACCAATTGCGGCATAAAATACTGCAGCAGAAAAGCCTGGCTTTGACGCAGGAAAATGCCCGCCATAAGGCCGAAGGGCAACGCATGGAGATAGAGCAAAAGCTAAAGCAGGAAGAAAATAAACGGTTGAAACTAGACCTGGAGTACAAAAACCGTGAACTTGCGACTTCTACTTTATTGATGCACCACAAAAACGAGGTGTTGACCAACATCCAGGGCGAATTGAGTGCTTTTCAGCATCAGGTGCCCCCAAAACTGAGCAGTAATATTCAATCTATTAAAAAGATTATTCAAGAAAACAACCACCTGGAAGAAGAGTGGGAGCATTTGAAGATACATTTTAACCAGGTACACCCCAATTTTTTTGGTATTTTGCAGCAACGATTTTCCCACTTGTCACAACACGACTTAAGGCTATGTGCTTATATAAGAATTGGACTTACTAACAAAGAGATTGCGCGTATTTTACACGTAGAGTTTAGAAGTGTACAAGTGGCAAAGTACCGCCTCAAAAAGAAGATGGGTTTGACCAAAACAGAAGACTTAAGCCAGTTTGTACAGCAGTTGTAACCAAGCCAGTATAGAGTTGGTCAACCCAAAAAGCCCCAATGAACTAACGCTCATTGGGGGTTGGTTTTTACAAACAGTTAACAGCGAGCCAAACAAGCTTTGTAGCGGTATACACACGCGGTTACTGCTGCAATGTCTACCAGGCCTGCTCCAATGGCGCAACCTATGGCACAAGGAATGCAGGTAGCCACACAGCCTATAAATACAGTGCCTGCGGTACCAGCTGCTACCCAAAGGCAAGCGATTGCGTCGTTGTAGCAAGCATCGCCACAGTTGGCGGCGGTTCTCATTGCCGGGTCGTTGGTCATCAGTTGAATACTTTTTTGAGCTACAGTTTTTTGGTCTGCCTGGCGTAGCTGGCTTAGCTCCGGGTACTTTTTCATCACTGCCTGTTGTTTTTGTACAAACGAAGTTAAAAACTTAGTGTCAAGCCCCATTTTGGCGCTCAGCGTAGCTATCCCTGCCTCTGTCCAACCTTGCTGGGCTTGTGCACTATGTGCGACACGTATGGCTTTTTCATACGCATTTACATCACCATTATAGCGCTTTTCTATAGTTTCGCCTTGTAGTATATAAAACTTGGCTAAAGTGTGCATATACGCTTTAAAATCTCGGTCTTGCGACATCTTGTTTGCCAAAGTGTTTAAGTTAACCTTGGAGGTAACAGGTGTCGACTGATTGTTTGCCGGAGCAATGCTTTCTTTTTTATTACACGAGGTAACTAAAACAATGAAAGACAAGACCAGCACTAAAAACTGAATAGGTTTGTTATAAGTAATCATTGGTAATTATGTTTTGGTTAATTATTTTTTTTGATGTTGCAAAGGAAGGGGAGGGGCTGGCAAAAAACTATTAAGAGCACCATACAAGGACTATACAGTTTAATGTCTGTCACCCTACAAAAGCAATACTGAAGGGGTTTAATAGTATTTAATTGAGGTAGGGTGGTACTTTAATGGAAGTGGTCAGTTATAGCTTAGGTGGTTTGACTACCCCTAATATCATATACTTAAACAGTTCATGCCTCAAATCAGGGCAAACTTTTTAAAGGTTCTCAAAGTTTGCTCTTTGCCTTTTACTTGTGTAAACTTTCTGTGGAATAATTCCGGAAATAATTGAGGGTTGTAAGCTTGCGCCTTGTGATGTTGAAAAGTTTGTTTTGGGATTATTCGGTGAAAGGCTCAGGGTTATATACTGCACTTGATTTGGAGCAACTTGCCTTTCAAAGGCTTAAGTTGAAAAAACTTAAGCCAGTATATGGTTTTTTAGTACTAAGGAACCTGTTCAAAATAAGTGTCGAGATTGAGGGCATAAACTCAAGGCTGACTGAGGCACTTTTAGCCTTTGGCAGAGCTCAGCGCAGCAAAGCTGCAGCTATCGGGTGTGCCCTGAAACAAAGCACAACAAGCTTTGTATGCTATAACTAAGATGGTGGTAGACCCACCAAAGGCGATTTACAGGAATAGCCTTTAAACCACTCTACGGTGCTATGACAGTAATGTTTTGGTATTGAACGGCTAGAGAAAAGGCTCCGCTGGTACGGAGTCAGGTGTGAATAAGAGAGATGAACGCAAGTGAACCAATGAAGAAGTGTCGAGAACAGCTACTTGTTGTCAAAACCAGACTTATCCGATAAAGTTTGGGACAAAGCATAGAGCGTACCCTGTCAAGTGTCTATGTGGCAACCGTCATTAA
This window of the Microscilla marina ATCC 23134 genome carries:
- a CDS encoding amidohydrolase family protein, encoding MQKTLFLLFTLWWVFGVSHAQKPDTTRWSVTMGTKQVGFLKKWKNVDGTFSEWFQFNDRGRGDSTVGTYSYDKDGYITMIDARGVDYYKKPVYERYGFKREEAFWENNVEKGKEGVRRKAQYVALNISLGTSYQAYFNNPKRIIQHLPSGSSTLKVLQNHILRDGRKVKLVRISGLGLAPKYIWLNKNNEFFAAPGEWFSMVKLGYEGFTKELHKITKMYRDSYYKELASQLRHKISKGLLITNAQVFDPVAGKLYPKSSILIAKSKIQQVAYGKKLKAPEGYQKINARGKFAMPGLWDMHVHYTSETDGLLHLACGVTNVRDMGNSEALLARKKAIEAGTVLGPRIQAMAGFIDGAGKYAGPIGSKVHNVKEGVAAVQAYASKGYQQIKLYSSLKPAWVKPLAEEAHRLKMRVSGHIPSFMLAEEAVKAGYNEIQHANMLFLNFYGKKLDTRTPVRFSAVAQRGHQFDFDSPQFKAFVQLLKQKNVVIDPTVTIFENMFVGTKGEFRPSMKRVAKRLPLNIQRSMQAGSSLEVPEGQGANYEKSFANMLKMVKVMHQNNITVVPGTDSFVGFTLHRELENYVKAGIPAAEVLKMATITSAKVAGRATKYGTIAKGKAADIILISGNPLKNIADVGKVAITIKNQDIYYTKELFKAVSVKYF
- a CDS encoding enoyl-CoA hydratase-related protein; this translates as MNYTKEQTANLQEQTFAYITVEEKDHLLTITLNRPKARNAMSPTMIREYAYAMSYAHHHAHIWAVVFAANGKVWCAGADLKAMRGKEEANDSTVPTPDTPIVMAELFTKIHKPVIAKVHAPVYAGGFLLIGGCTYVVSTEAATFTLPEVKRGLFPFQVMASLMKFMPARQVLDFCIRAKSLSAQEALEAGLVTQLAAPDKLDEAVDALVQEIFANSPSAVRLGLKAFDEMRNISESEQQAYLANMLGQTIMTKDAQEGLKAFAEKRTPAWTGE
- a CDS encoding FHA domain-containing protein, whose product is MKIVTVGRAPDNNIILFDDKVSGKHASFTLTDKQEYYVQDFNSTNGTFVNGNKIGNEPFQILPKDTVKIGKTIVPWQTYLSDRFEPAKTFPKAPVRQ
- a CDS encoding tetratricopeptide repeat protein; amino-acid sequence: MKVLPIAWVCCIADTKKVCLCLFVTVLYCLVLATAQAKSYSKIQRQIEQLTAQLRQASSVPQKVKLLYQLGELHKFEYKKAIQYYQKGGALATKAHDIAGVAQGHVLQGKLHLSYRSFDKAWQQFKKGEATAQKHQLVAAHIDCLNGIASVLIEKNKQHKARTLYHKALKLAQQLNDPERICYTNIRIGEFHRLQKNYDSAFEYLAKALKTAQHYQMVALEYEGLMVKSTAYTDLGQFDRVEQLAHEALQVVANSNNSHLLAGAYNNLAIANTCLKKYDLAIGYYTKALRIKQKTKDNGRLVILYHNIADLYRKSLQYDLAITYFKKSLDYTQKRGDVLATGVMLRNIGEVYYLKQAYDQAEKYLKQSEVKVQQASSLFETSATYQLLARNYAALNNFRQAYYYQAMHKKADDSIFNNEKSESIAKLEQHYKEEQKQKAIALLKKETNLQRQKTTFQRKLRNIAVVGLLLAVLVVVLLYNRYQLRHKILQQKSLALTQENARHKAEGQRMEIEQKLKQEENKRLKLDLEYKNRELATSTLLMHHKNEVLTNIQGELSAFQHQVPPKLSSNIQSIKKIIQENNHLEEEWEHLKIHFNQVHPNFFGILQQRFSHLSQHDLRLCAYIRIGLTNKEIARILHVEFRSVQVAKYRLKKKMGLTKTEDLSQFVQQL